Proteins encoded in a region of the Pseudomonas denitrificans (nom. rej.) genome:
- a CDS encoding DUF1656 domain-containing protein, which produces MPREIAFHGVYMPTLTLMFLVAAVICWGIDRVFASIGLYRFTWHPALFRVCLFACLFGGLSLTIYK; this is translated from the coding sequence CTGCCCCGCGAGATCGCGTTCCACGGGGTCTACATGCCGACCCTGACCTTGATGTTCCTCGTTGCCGCGGTGATCTGCTGGGGCATCGACCGCGTCTTCGCCTCCATCGGCCTGTACCGCTTCACCTGGCACCCGGCGCTGTTCCGCGTGTGCCTGTTCGCCTGCCTGTTCGGCGGCCTGTCTCTCACTATCTATAAGTAA
- a CDS encoding efflux RND transporter periplasmic adaptor subunit, whose amino-acid sequence MTLKSIISLLATLIILAVAALIGRALWVNYMDTPWTRDGRVRADIINVAADVSGVVVDVPVRDNQQVKKGDLLMQIDPDHYQIAVKQAQALVDSRKATLQMRLLNAKRRRAMDEEVVSRESLDDASNTAAASEADYQQALAALDAAKLNLERTQVRASVDGYVTNLNVHRGDYARVGEAKMAVVDENSYWIYGYFEETKLPHIRVGDPAELQLMSGERLKGHVESIARAIYDRDNPESRELVADVNPTFNWVRLAQRVPVRIHIDDVPEGVLLAAGITATVIVNPQSRNAEHSDGAAAQ is encoded by the coding sequence ATGACTCTCAAATCCATCATCAGCCTGCTGGCGACCCTGATCATCCTGGCGGTCGCCGCGTTGATCGGCCGCGCCCTCTGGGTGAACTACATGGATACGCCCTGGACCCGCGACGGCCGGGTGCGCGCCGACATCATCAACGTCGCCGCCGACGTCTCCGGCGTGGTTGTCGACGTGCCGGTGCGCGACAACCAGCAGGTGAAGAAGGGCGACCTGCTGATGCAGATCGATCCGGACCACTACCAGATCGCCGTGAAGCAGGCCCAGGCCCTGGTCGACTCGCGCAAGGCCACCCTGCAGATGCGCCTGCTCAACGCCAAGCGCCGCCGCGCCATGGACGAGGAAGTCGTCTCCCGCGAGAGCCTGGACGATGCCAGCAACACCGCCGCCGCTTCCGAGGCCGACTACCAGCAGGCCCTGGCCGCGCTGGACGCCGCCAAGCTGAACCTGGAACGCACCCAGGTGCGGGCCTCGGTAGACGGCTACGTGACCAACCTCAACGTGCACCGTGGCGACTACGCCCGCGTGGGCGAGGCGAAGATGGCCGTGGTCGACGAGAACTCCTACTGGATCTACGGCTACTTCGAAGAGACCAAGCTGCCGCACATCCGCGTCGGTGACCCGGCCGAGCTGCAACTGATGAGCGGCGAGCGCCTGAAAGGCCATGTCGAGAGCATCGCCCGCGCCATCTACGACCGCGACAACCCGGAAAGCCGCGAGCTGGTGGCCGACGTCAACCCGACCTTCAACTGGGTGCGCCTGGCCCAGCGCGTGCCGGTGCGCATCCACATCGACGACGTGCCCGAAGGCGTCCTGCTGGCAGCGGGCATCACCGCCACGGTGATCGTCAACCCGCAGAGCCGCAACGCGGAACACTCCGACGGCGCGGCTGCGCAGTGA
- a CDS encoding LysR family transcriptional regulator, whose product MDTLQTMRAFACVAETGSFTAAAQQLNTTTAYVSRAVANLESHLRTRLLNRTTRRIALTEAGQRYLLRCEQILAYVEEAEAEASDAHARPAGRLRVHSMTGIGQHYVIRAIANYRQLHPDVTFELTMANRVPDLLDEGFDVAIVVASELPDSGLVSQRIGETYSILCASPDYLARRGTPKTPTELMDHDCLRLISPVLPLDKWLFDGPNGQEMITLGPSPFQVNVGDAMTEAIGSGMGISALPVYSAIDGLRDGSLVRVLPHYKLQILNVYALYPSRQYLDAKIKTWVAYLRENLPGVLQADGAGLADVGP is encoded by the coding sequence ATGGACACACTGCAGACCATGCGTGCGTTCGCCTGTGTCGCGGAAACCGGCAGTTTCACCGCCGCCGCACAGCAGCTGAACACCACCACCGCCTACGTATCCCGTGCGGTCGCCAATCTGGAGTCCCACCTGCGGACCCGCCTGCTCAACCGCACCACCCGGCGGATCGCCCTCACCGAGGCTGGCCAGCGCTACCTGCTGCGCTGCGAACAGATCCTCGCCTACGTCGAGGAAGCCGAAGCCGAGGCCAGCGACGCCCATGCCCGCCCCGCCGGCCGCCTGCGCGTACACTCGATGACCGGCATCGGCCAGCACTACGTGATCCGCGCCATCGCCAACTACCGCCAGTTGCACCCGGACGTGACCTTCGAGCTGACCATGGCCAACCGCGTGCCGGACCTGCTCGACGAGGGTTTTGACGTAGCCATCGTGGTTGCCTCCGAACTGCCCGACTCGGGCCTGGTATCCCAGCGCATCGGCGAGACCTACAGCATCCTCTGCGCCTCGCCCGACTACCTGGCCCGGCGCGGCACGCCGAAAACCCCGACGGAGCTGATGGACCACGATTGCCTGCGCCTGATCAGCCCGGTGCTGCCGCTGGACAAGTGGCTGTTCGACGGCCCCAACGGCCAGGAAATGATCACCCTCGGCCCCTCGCCCTTCCAGGTGAACGTCGGCGACGCCATGACCGAGGCCATCGGCTCGGGCATGGGCATCAGCGCCCTGCCCGTCTACTCGGCCATCGACGGCCTGCGCGACGGCTCGCTGGTGCGCGTGCTGCCGCACTACAAACTGCAGATACTCAACGTCTATGCGCTGTACCCGTCGCGACAGTATCTGGACGCAAAGATCAAGACCTGGGTCGCGTACCTGCGAGAAAATCTCCCCGGTGTGCTCCAGGCCGATGGCGCCGGGCTCGCCGATGTGGGACCCTGA
- a CDS encoding efflux transporter outer membrane subunit — MKGLTFVGSFVIFSTIAGCISTNGIAPQEQRLGDTELATDAAIAHANQEAGWPAEQWWRAYGDPQLNAWVQTALEGSPTLAQAEARVRMAMAMAGIAESAESPQIGVDASLTRHRWPTDYFYGPGDLADSTTFNNNAALGFNYSLDLWGRERSNTERYVNIAKMTAAEARMAQLELEGNIVRAYIQLSLQYAKLDIGKAMLAQQQGILALAQRRLDGGIGTHFEVSQAEVPLPETERKIEAVDEEIQLTRNQIAALAGKGPGAGTSIQRPSLKLAEGPGLPSKLPMELLGHRPDVVASRWKVAAQAKGVDVARAEFYPNVDLVASIGYSAVGGGVLEFLNAEKFTYGVGPAISLPIFDGGRRRSQLSQESAGYDAAVAQYNQTLVNALKGISDQLIRMHSMELQEGFAAKSVASAQRTYDIATKAYRGGLTDYLNVLNAQTRLFQQQLVEQQVRAARLATHAGLVVALGGGLMDKQEGPKEAKMVPETVDVRAASER; from the coding sequence ATGAAAGGACTGACGTTCGTCGGCTCCTTTGTCATTTTTTCAACAATCGCCGGATGTATCAGCACCAACGGCATCGCCCCGCAGGAACAACGCCTGGGCGACACCGAGCTGGCCACCGACGCCGCCATCGCGCACGCCAACCAGGAAGCTGGCTGGCCAGCCGAGCAGTGGTGGCGCGCCTATGGCGATCCGCAGTTGAATGCCTGGGTGCAGACCGCGCTGGAGGGCAGCCCGACCCTGGCCCAGGCCGAGGCGCGGGTGCGCATGGCCATGGCCATGGCCGGCATCGCCGAGTCCGCCGAGTCGCCGCAGATCGGCGTGGACGCCTCGCTGACCCGCCACCGCTGGCCGACCGACTATTTCTACGGCCCGGGCGATCTGGCCGACAGCACCACGTTCAACAACAACGCCGCCCTGGGCTTCAATTATTCGTTGGACCTCTGGGGCCGCGAGCGCAGCAACACCGAGCGCTACGTGAACATCGCCAAGATGACTGCCGCCGAGGCGCGCATGGCCCAGCTGGAGCTGGAGGGCAATATCGTCCGCGCCTACATCCAGCTGTCGCTGCAGTACGCCAAGCTGGACATCGGCAAGGCCATGCTGGCGCAGCAGCAAGGCATCCTGGCCCTGGCCCAGCGCCGCCTCGACGGTGGCATCGGCACGCACTTCGAAGTCAGCCAGGCGGAAGTCCCGCTGCCGGAAACCGAACGCAAGATCGAGGCGGTGGACGAGGAAATCCAGCTCACCCGCAACCAGATCGCTGCCCTGGCCGGCAAGGGCCCCGGCGCCGGTACCTCGATCCAGCGGCCGAGCCTGAAGCTCGCCGAAGGGCCGGGGCTGCCGAGCAAGCTGCCGATGGAATTGCTCGGCCACCGCCCGGACGTGGTCGCCAGCCGCTGGAAAGTCGCTGCGCAAGCCAAGGGTGTGGATGTCGCCCGCGCCGAGTTCTACCCCAACGTCGACCTGGTCGCGAGCATCGGCTACAGCGCCGTCGGTGGCGGCGTGCTGGAGTTCCTCAACGCCGAGAAATTCACCTACGGCGTCGGCCCGGCCATCTCCCTGCCGATCTTCGACGGCGGGCGTCGCCGTTCGCAGCTGAGCCAGGAATCCGCCGGCTATGACGCCGCCGTGGCGCAGTACAACCAGACCCTGGTCAACGCCCTCAAGGGCATCTCCGACCAGTTGATCCGCATGCACTCCATGGAGCTGCAGGAAGGCTTCGCCGCCAAGTCCGTGGCCTCGGCCCAGCGCACCTACGACATCGCCACCAAGGCGTACCGTGGCGGCCTGACCGACTACCTCAACGTGCTCAACGCGCAGACCCGGCTGTTCCAGCAGCAGTTGGTGGAGCAGCAGGTGCGCGCCGCGCGCCTGGCTACCCATGCCGGCCTCGTCGTCGCCCTGGGCGGCGGCCTGATGGACAAGCAGGAAGGCCCGAAAGAGGCGAAGATGGTCCCCGAGACCGTCGACGTCCGCGCGGCCAGCGAGCGCTGA
- a CDS encoding FUSC family protein has product MAGDSFNGSTATRQLAPLDALRRALLEWGRSDGVTWVYIAKVLLAALLTLWLAMRLELPQPSTATITVFIVMQPQSGQVFAKSFYRILGSLVGLTVMVALIAIFAQQRELFLLVSALWIGLCTVGAARYRDFRSYACVLAGYTATLIGLPATLHPEAAFMSAIWRVLEISLGILCSMVVSATLFPQTSSTAMRSALYQRFGAFAGFVLDNLGGGERPKFEAANVAFASQAVGLEALRSVTRFEDPHMRLRSGRLSRLNNEFMVLTTRYHALHQLLSRLRAQEAEAVLRALQPCLDELAQVLAPWRGQSVTDRDAERLAAQLESHRTRMMQRIRSGRAQLLDEQDDPSALLDYNTAGELLYRLADDLYNYALTHASLAAHKHERENWKHGFSPKANLVASLVAGGRTALMVLVFGIFWIETAWPSGSTFVLNAAAVAALVSAAPDPAKMAMQMAVGTFFAAILGFSETFFVFPHLDGFPLLAFALAPVFAVGAFFSIKPKYAGYGLGLLVFFSFGAIPANLTVYDPGRMLNEYIALVISQSLAAVVAAVIMPPTSAWLWRRLEKDLRLRVVEAISGKLDGLVSSFESGTRDLLNQAYGVAARSPLMQRRLLRWTFVVLEIGHSIIELRVEQENLPDEACYAQSSPWRQSIRAMGRALIRLFVKPGQANRERALAAVEQAIDCVRTTDEPRAPDFESSPLRRVLSYLHFIRSSLLDPQSPLRDGETSSGRSTHVA; this is encoded by the coding sequence ATGGCCGGCGATTCCTTCAACGGCAGCACCGCCACCCGCCAGCTGGCGCCGCTGGACGCCCTGCGTCGGGCGCTGCTGGAGTGGGGCCGCAGTGACGGCGTCACCTGGGTGTACATCGCCAAGGTGCTGCTCGCCGCGCTGCTGACCCTGTGGCTGGCGATGCGCCTGGAACTGCCGCAGCCGAGCACGGCGACCATCACCGTGTTCATCGTCATGCAGCCGCAGAGCGGCCAGGTGTTCGCCAAGAGCTTCTACCGGATTCTCGGCAGCCTGGTCGGGCTGACCGTGATGGTCGCGCTGATCGCTATCTTCGCCCAGCAGCGCGAGCTGTTCCTGCTTGTCTCGGCGCTGTGGATCGGCCTGTGCACCGTCGGCGCTGCGCGCTACCGCGACTTCCGCTCCTACGCCTGCGTCCTCGCCGGCTACACCGCCACGCTGATCGGCCTGCCTGCCACCCTGCATCCGGAAGCCGCGTTCATGTCGGCCATCTGGCGTGTGCTGGAAATCAGCCTCGGCATCCTCTGTTCCATGGTGGTCAGCGCCACGCTGTTCCCGCAGACCTCCAGCACCGCCATGCGCAGTGCGCTGTACCAGCGTTTCGGCGCCTTCGCCGGCTTCGTCCTGGACAACCTCGGCGGCGGCGAGCGGCCGAAGTTCGAGGCCGCCAACGTGGCCTTCGCCTCCCAGGCCGTGGGCCTGGAAGCGCTGCGCAGCGTCACCCGTTTCGAAGACCCGCACATGCGTCTGCGTTCCGGCCGCCTGTCGCGCCTGAACAACGAGTTCATGGTCCTCACCACCCGCTACCACGCGCTGCACCAGTTGCTCTCGCGCCTGCGTGCGCAGGAAGCCGAGGCCGTGCTGCGTGCGCTGCAGCCGTGCCTGGACGAACTGGCCCAGGTGCTCGCCCCGTGGCGCGGCCAGTCGGTCACCGACCGCGACGCCGAGCGCCTCGCCGCCCAGCTGGAAAGCCACCGCACGCGGATGATGCAACGCATCCGCTCCGGTCGCGCGCAACTGCTGGATGAGCAGGACGATCCGTCCGCGCTGCTGGACTACAACACCGCCGGCGAGCTGCTCTACCGCCTGGCCGACGACCTCTACAACTACGCCCTGACCCACGCCTCCCTGGCCGCGCACAAGCACGAAAGGGAGAACTGGAAACACGGCTTCTCGCCCAAGGCCAACCTGGTTGCCTCGCTGGTGGCCGGCGGGCGCACCGCGCTGATGGTGTTGGTGTTCGGCATCTTCTGGATCGAGACCGCCTGGCCCAGCGGCAGCACCTTCGTGCTCAACGCCGCCGCCGTCGCCGCGCTGGTATCGGCCGCGCCGGACCCGGCGAAGATGGCCATGCAGATGGCCGTGGGCACCTTCTTCGCGGCCATCCTCGGCTTCTCGGAAACCTTCTTCGTGTTCCCGCACCTGGACGGCTTCCCGCTGCTGGCCTTCGCCCTGGCGCCGGTGTTCGCGGTGGGCGCGTTCTTCTCGATCAAGCCCAAGTACGCCGGCTACGGCCTGGGCCTGCTGGTGTTCTTCAGCTTCGGGGCAATTCCGGCAAACCTCACCGTCTACGATCCGGGCCGCATGCTCAACGAGTACATCGCCCTGGTGATCTCGCAGAGCCTCGCGGCCGTGGTCGCCGCGGTGATCATGCCGCCCACCAGTGCCTGGCTGTGGCGCCGCCTGGAAAAGGACCTGCGCCTGCGCGTGGTGGAAGCCATCAGCGGCAAGCTCGACGGCCTCGTCTCGTCCTTCGAGAGCGGCACCCGCGACCTGCTCAACCAGGCTTACGGCGTCGCCGCGCGCAGCCCGCTGATGCAACGCCGCCTGCTGCGCTGGACCTTCGTGGTGCTGGAGATCGGCCATTCGATCATCGAGTTGCGCGTCGAGCAGGAAAACCTGCCGGACGAGGCCTGCTACGCGCAATCGTCGCCCTGGCGGCAGTCGATCCGCGCCATGGGCCGCGCGCTGATCCGCCTGTTCGTCAAACCCGGGCAGGCCAATCGCGAGCGCGCCCTGGCCGCCGTCGAGCAGGCCATCGACTGCGTCAGGACCACCGACGAGCCTCGCGCCCCTGACTTCGAAAGCTCGCCGCTGCGCCGCGTGCTCAGCTACCTGCACTTCATCCGCAGCAGCCTGCTCGACCCGCAGTCGCCGCTGCGCGATGGCGAAACCTCTTCTGGAAGATCGACCCATGTTGCCTGA
- a CDS encoding TIGR01459 family HAD-type hydrolase, giving the protein MTTSRFSAVTHTRYIDHAGLDAFCADYDGFLLDLWGVLIDGVDVFPGALDWLARRAAEGKPVWFLSNASRSVPEMADTLVRLGVSRELFAGITTSGQLAIDAFTHEREFQRGGIYTVGVGDALTTWPADIRERFCDDIHAASLILGVGSFPQHELEERFAPLRGATDKPFLCANPDRVVVSGGQTVFGAGRLAEAFAEEGGSVHWYGKPDPSAFRIAQRQLEARGAQHILFVGDSLVTDVPGALAARIDTLWLASTGIHRQALGVPFNGELDPEKTNALLDGYPVRPHFAAPGLV; this is encoded by the coding sequence ATGACCACCTCCCGCTTCAGTGCCGTCACCCACACCCGCTACATCGACCACGCCGGCCTGGATGCCTTCTGCGCCGACTACGACGGCTTCCTGCTCGACCTCTGGGGCGTGCTGATCGACGGCGTCGACGTTTTCCCCGGCGCCCTCGACTGGCTCGCCCGCCGCGCCGCCGAAGGCAAACCGGTGTGGTTCCTCAGCAACGCCTCGCGCAGCGTCCCGGAAATGGCCGACACCCTGGTGCGGCTGGGCGTCTCCCGCGAGCTGTTCGCCGGCATCACCACCTCGGGCCAGTTGGCCATCGACGCCTTCACCCATGAGCGGGAATTCCAGCGCGGCGGCATCTACACCGTTGGCGTCGGCGACGCGCTGACCACCTGGCCGGCGGATATCCGCGAGCGCTTCTGCGACGACATCCACGCCGCCTCGCTGATCCTCGGCGTCGGCAGCTTCCCGCAGCACGAACTGGAGGAGCGCTTCGCCCCGTTGCGCGGCGCCACCGACAAACCCTTCCTTTGCGCCAACCCGGACCGCGTGGTGGTGTCCGGCGGCCAGACGGTGTTCGGCGCCGGTCGCCTGGCCGAAGCCTTCGCCGAGGAAGGTGGCAGCGTCCATTGGTACGGCAAACCCGATCCGTCAGCCTTCCGCATCGCCCAGCGCCAGCTGGAAGCGCGCGGCGCGCAGCACATCCTGTTCGTCGGCGACTCGCTGGTGACCGACGTGCCCGGCGCGCTGGCCGCACGCATCGATACGCTGTGGCTGGCGTCCACCGGCATCCATCGCCAGGCGCTGGGCGTGCCCTTCAACGGCGAACTGGACCCGGAGAAAACCAACGCGCTGCTCGATGGCTACCCGGTTCGTCCACACTTTGCTGCGCCGGGGCTGGTCTGA
- a CDS encoding tyrosine-protein phosphatase, producing MSLPSIFRGAIAATLLSTAMLGISPLALAAGETQADWARPVEKSFNLYQMSPTLYRSALPGSADLPQLQRLQVKTVVSFIKDDDREWIGQHDMQAVSFPTHADRVDDADVLEVLRILQQAEQNGPVLMHCKHGRDRTGLFAAMYRTVIQDWSKEDALKEMVQGGYGAEDDMTDAIAYVQKADIGKLQQALASGECSTSAFAGCQLKGWLADTFGEERPPHPAH from the coding sequence ATGTCCCTGCCTTCGATTTTCCGTGGCGCCATCGCCGCCACCCTGCTGAGCACTGCAATGCTGGGCATCAGCCCGCTTGCCCTGGCCGCTGGCGAGACGCAGGCCGACTGGGCCCGGCCGGTGGAGAAGTCGTTCAACCTCTACCAGATGTCGCCAACCCTCTACCGCAGCGCCCTGCCCGGCAGCGCCGACCTGCCCCAGCTGCAGCGCCTGCAGGTGAAGACCGTGGTGAGCTTCATCAAGGACGATGATCGCGAATGGATCGGCCAGCACGACATGCAGGCAGTCAGCTTCCCGACCCACGCTGACCGCGTCGACGACGCCGACGTGCTGGAGGTCCTGCGTATCCTGCAACAGGCCGAACAGAACGGCCCGGTGCTGATGCACTGCAAGCACGGACGTGACCGCACCGGCCTGTTCGCCGCCATGTACCGCACGGTGATCCAGGACTGGAGCAAGGAAGACGCGCTCAAGGAGATGGTCCAGGGCGGCTACGGCGCCGAAGACGACATGACCGACGCCATCGCCTACGTACAGAAGGCCGACATCGGCAAGCTGCAACAGGCCCTGGCCAGCGGCGAGTGCAGCACCTCGGCCTTCGCTGGCTGCCAGCTCAAGGGCTGGCTGGCGGACACCTTCGGCGAGGAGCGCCCGCCGCACCCGGCGCACTGA
- a CDS encoding DMT family transporter, whose amino-acid sequence MNLSLYLLTVLIWGTTWIAIKLQVGVVAIPLSIAYRFSLAALVLFALLLVSRRLQPLGRRGQAICFAQGLCLFCVNFLCFYTASQWIPSGLVAVVFSTATLWNALNARVFFGQRIAPNVMGGGAFGLAGLALLFWPELSGHQASRETFYGLGLALLGTLCFSAGNLLSSLQQKAGLRPLSTNAWGMLYGSLILLVICLVQGVPLTFDSSPQYVWSLLYLAIPGSVIGFTAYLTLVGRMGPERAAYCTVLFPVVALNVSAFAEGYQWSLPALAGLGLVMVGNVLVFRKPRPVLQPARA is encoded by the coding sequence ATGAACCTCTCGCTCTACCTGCTCACCGTGCTCATCTGGGGCACGACCTGGATCGCCATCAAGTTGCAGGTCGGCGTGGTCGCCATTCCTTTGTCCATCGCCTATCGCTTCAGCCTGGCGGCGCTGGTGCTGTTCGCCCTGCTGCTGGTTTCGCGCCGGTTGCAGCCGCTGGGGCGGCGTGGGCAGGCAATCTGCTTCGCCCAGGGACTGTGCCTGTTCTGCGTGAATTTCCTGTGCTTCTACACCGCCAGCCAGTGGATCCCCAGCGGGCTGGTCGCCGTGGTGTTCTCCACCGCGACGCTGTGGAACGCGCTGAATGCGCGGGTTTTCTTCGGCCAGCGGATTGCGCCCAACGTGATGGGTGGTGGCGCGTTCGGGCTGGCGGGTCTGGCGCTGCTGTTCTGGCCGGAGCTGTCCGGGCATCAGGCCTCGCGGGAGACCTTCTACGGCCTGGGGTTGGCGCTGCTCGGCACGCTGTGTTTCTCGGCGGGTAACCTGCTGTCGAGCCTGCAGCAGAAAGCCGGGCTGCGGCCGCTGTCGACCAACGCCTGGGGCATGCTCTATGGCTCGCTGATCCTGCTGGTGATCTGTCTGGTGCAGGGGGTGCCACTGACTTTCGACAGCAGCCCGCAGTACGTCTGGTCGCTGCTGTACCTGGCGATCCCCGGCTCGGTGATCGGCTTCACCGCCTACCTGACGCTGGTCGGGCGCATGGGACCGGAGCGTGCGGCCTACTGCACCGTGCTGTTCCCGGTGGTGGCGTTGAACGTCTCGGCCTTCGCCGAGGGCTACCAGTGGAGCCTGCCGGCGCTGGCCGGGCTGGGGCTGGTGATGGTGGGTAACGTGCTGGTGTTCCGCAAGCCCAGGCCGGTGTTGCAGCCGGCGCGGGCGTGA
- a CDS encoding SDR family oxidoreductase has protein sequence MPQPVALITGCSSGIGRALADAFQAAGYQVWATARRDEDVAALGQAGLRGVLLDVNDEPAVERLAELLQRETGGLDVLINNAGYGAMGPLLDGGSQAIRRQFETNVFAVVGVTRALFPALRARRGLVVNIGSVSGVLVTPFAGAYCASKAAVHALNDALRLELAPFGIEVMEVQPGAIASNFGANASREMAAVVSENSAWWPLRQFIQARAAASQDKPTPASDFARELLAAAQKSPRPRLLRIGNGSRALPLLSRWLPTGLLDKVLKKRFGLDGSL, from the coding sequence ATGCCCCAACCCGTCGCCCTCATCACCGGATGCTCCAGCGGTATCGGCCGCGCCCTCGCCGATGCCTTCCAGGCCGCCGGCTACCAGGTCTGGGCTACCGCCCGCCGCGATGAAGACGTCGCCGCACTCGGCCAGGCGGGATTGCGTGGTGTGCTGCTGGACGTCAACGACGAGCCTGCCGTCGAGCGACTCGCCGAGCTGCTGCAGCGCGAAACCGGCGGCCTCGATGTGCTGATCAACAACGCCGGCTACGGCGCCATGGGTCCGCTGCTGGACGGCGGCAGCCAGGCGATCCGCCGGCAGTTCGAAACCAACGTGTTCGCCGTGGTCGGCGTCACCCGCGCACTGTTCCCGGCGCTGCGGGCGCGGCGCGGGCTGGTGGTGAATATCGGCAGTGTGTCCGGTGTGCTGGTCACGCCCTTCGCCGGTGCCTACTGCGCATCGAAGGCGGCAGTGCACGCGCTCAACGACGCTCTGCGCCTGGAGCTGGCGCCCTTCGGCATCGAGGTGATGGAAGTGCAGCCCGGCGCCATCGCCTCCAACTTCGGCGCCAACGCCAGCCGCGAAATGGCCGCGGTGGTCAGCGAAAACTCCGCCTGGTGGCCGTTGCGCCAATTCATCCAGGCGCGCGCCGCGGCCTCCCAGGACAAACCCACGCCGGCCAGCGACTTCGCCCGCGAACTGCTGGCCGCCGCGCAGAAGTCCCCGCGCCCGCGCCTGCTGCGCATCGGCAACGGCAGCCGGGCCCTGCCGCTGCTCTCGCGCTGGCTGCCCACCGGCCTGCTGGACAAGGTGCTGAAGAAGCGCTTCGGCCTCGACGGCTCGCTATGA
- a CDS encoding SulP family inorganic anion transporter, producing MKLLQGIRPITRKGALRDALAGISLAAMDIPQLLGYARIAGMPAVTGLYTALLPLLAFAFVGSSRHLVVAADSATATIFSGHLASLAPVGSPQYIALAGTVALLTAGMLLIARLLRLGFLADFLSRTALTGFLVGVGAQVALSMGGDMLGIVVPASTAGEKAVFLAGHIGQAHLPTAAIAVSLVALLLAARQWLPNWPLPLLAMVGCIAASAAFDFAGHGISVLGPIAGGLPSLSLPALGWRDVRELLPIAGACFIMIVAQSSAAARVYADRHSECDDENANILGLAAANTAAAFSGTFVVNGSPTQTAMAEQGGSRSQVAQLSFALIVALVALFLCQWLQYLPHCVLAAVVFTIAIGLIDLKTLLAMRTESPLEFRMALLTAATVLMVGVEQGILLAMALSLAHHVRRSYRPHTLMLEPDADGRWLPVPVQIGKQTAPGLIVYRFGADLFYANDSFFTQQVIALVERAPAGLRWFVVDAGAITGLDYSAARSLADLCERLRKQGVTLVFGRANRFLRADMKRHNVARIIGHRNILPTLHRALAVAGVPEQGAVAGVV from the coding sequence GTGAAACTCCTCCAGGGCATTCGCCCCATTACCCGCAAAGGCGCGCTGCGCGACGCGCTGGCCGGTATCTCGCTGGCGGCGATGGACATCCCCCAGCTGCTCGGATACGCACGCATCGCCGGGATGCCGGCAGTCACCGGGCTGTACACCGCGCTGCTGCCGCTGCTGGCCTTCGCCTTCGTAGGCTCCTCGCGGCATCTGGTGGTCGCGGCGGATTCGGCCACCGCGACTATCTTCTCCGGCCATCTCGCCAGCCTGGCCCCCGTTGGCAGCCCGCAGTACATCGCCCTGGCCGGCACGGTCGCGCTGCTGACCGCCGGCATGCTGCTGATCGCCCGGCTGCTCAGGCTGGGCTTTCTCGCCGACTTCCTGTCGCGCACGGCACTGACCGGCTTTCTGGTCGGCGTCGGTGCACAGGTAGCGCTGTCGATGGGCGGTGACATGCTGGGTATCGTCGTGCCCGCTTCGACGGCCGGCGAGAAAGCCGTGTTCCTTGCCGGCCATATCGGCCAGGCGCATCTCCCCACCGCCGCCATCGCAGTCTCACTGGTAGCGCTCCTGCTGGCGGCCAGGCAATGGCTGCCCAACTGGCCGCTCCCCTTGCTGGCCATGGTCGGCTGCATTGCCGCCAGCGCCGCCTTCGACTTTGCCGGGCACGGTATCAGCGTGCTCGGCCCGATTGCCGGAGGCCTGCCAAGCCTGTCGCTGCCCGCGCTGGGCTGGCGTGATGTTCGGGAGCTGCTGCCGATCGCCGGCGCCTGCTTCATCATGATCGTCGCCCAGAGTTCAGCAGCCGCCCGCGTCTACGCCGACCGCCACAGCGAGTGCGACGACGAGAACGCCAACATCCTCGGACTGGCGGCCGCCAACACGGCAGCTGCCTTCAGCGGCACCTTCGTGGTCAACGGCAGCCCGACCCAGACAGCCATGGCCGAACAGGGCGGCTCGCGCAGCCAGGTGGCGCAACTCAGCTTCGCCCTGATCGTGGCCCTGGTGGCGCTGTTTCTCTGCCAGTGGCTGCAGTACCTGCCGCACTGCGTGCTGGCCGCCGTGGTGTTCACCATCGCGATCGGCCTGATCGACCTGAAGACCCTGCTGGCCATGCGCACGGAAAGCCCGCTGGAATTCCGCATGGCCCTGCTCACGGCCGCCACCGTGCTGATGGTAGGAGTCGAGCAGGGCATCCTGCTGGCCATGGCCCTATCGCTGGCGCATCACGTACGCCGCAGCTACCGCCCGCACACCCTGATGCTGGAACCGGACGCCGACGGACGCTGGCTACCGGTGCCGGTACAGATCGGCAAGCAGACGGCGCCTGGGCTGATCGTCTATCGCTTCGGCGCCGACCTGTTCTACGCCAATGACAGCTTCTTCACCCAGCAGGTCATCGCCCTGGTGGAGCGGGCACCCGCCGGATTGCGCTGGTTCGTGGTGGATGCCGGCGCCATCACCGGGCTGGACTACTCCGCCGCACGTTCGCTGGCCGATCTCTGCGAGCGCCTGCGCAAACAGGGTGTGACCCTGGTGTTCGGCCGCGCCAACCGCTTCCTGCGGGCCGACATGAAGCGCCACAACGTGGCGCGCATCATCGGCCACCGGAACATCCTGCCCACCCTGCATCGGGCACTGGCCGTCGCCGGGGTCCCGGAACAGGGCGCCGTGGCCGGTGTGGTGTAA